Proteins co-encoded in one Gracilimonas sp. genomic window:
- the rpmF gene encoding 50S ribosomal protein L32, with the protein MAHPKRRTSNARKNKRRAHHAISDVTLSKCSNCGALHRYHHACAECGYYRGRQVMKAAN; encoded by the coding sequence ATGGCACATCCAAAACGAAGAACATCGAATGCCCGTAAGAACAAGCGTCGTGCACATCACGCAATTTCTGACGTAACATTATCCAAATGTTCTAACTGCGGTGCTCTCCATCGTTACCACCATGCATGCGCAGAATGTGGTTACTACCGTGGCCGCCAGGTAATGAAAGCAGCTAACTAA
- a CDS encoding DUF177 domain-containing protein encodes MLKFKIFEIPEEQSEKTLQLSSEELDLGDVTFKGGSLHIDFYRTMQFVRTQFSIDANVELVCDRSLDAFDYEVQQDYEVLFKAEEVEESADENGAVRNYDHASKQIDLEQDVRDTILLNLPTKKLHPRFLDEDGNPKEVLNEQFGDIPEDDEEKIDPRWEKLKELKD; translated from the coding sequence ATGCTTAAGTTTAAGATCTTTGAGATACCTGAAGAACAAAGTGAAAAAACTCTTCAATTAAGTTCTGAGGAACTTGATTTGGGAGACGTCACTTTTAAAGGCGGTTCTTTACATATTGATTTCTATCGCACCATGCAGTTTGTTCGCACTCAGTTTTCAATTGATGCGAACGTTGAACTGGTATGCGACCGCTCCCTTGATGCCTTTGATTACGAAGTGCAGCAGGATTATGAGGTCCTTTTTAAGGCTGAAGAGGTTGAAGAATCAGCTGATGAAAACGGTGCAGTAAGAAATTACGATCACGCAAGTAAGCAAATTGATTTAGAGCAGGATGTTAGAGATACCATTTTGCTTAATCTCCCAACAAAGAAATTACATCCCCGCTTTCTGGACGAGGACGGAAATCCCAAGGAAGTACTGAATGAGCAATTCGGTGATATTCCTGAAGATGATGAAGAAAAAATCGATCCACGGTGGGAAAAATTGAAAGAATTAAAAGATTAA
- a CDS encoding deoxynucleoside kinase gives MDQENKSKYVAVAGNIGAGKSSLTGLLAKHFNWEAFYESVDDNPYLQDFYEDMRRWSFNLQIYFLSSRFRHQKEMLNDDVNLIQDRTIYEDVEIFAKNLHNMNLMSDRDFANYEALFNEMSYYLRPPDLLIYLRAQVPTLVKQIQQRGRDYENTIRIEYLERLNNLYEDWIGRYPHEKLIIDTDDLDFVNNEEDLGRVIDLIDQRMFGLFN, from the coding sequence ATGGATCAGGAAAATAAATCAAAATATGTAGCGGTAGCCGGGAATATCGGTGCCGGGAAATCATCGTTAACAGGATTACTGGCAAAACATTTTAACTGGGAGGCATTCTACGAATCGGTTGATGACAATCCGTATTTGCAGGATTTTTATGAGGACATGCGCCGATGGAGTTTTAACCTCCAGATCTATTTTCTCTCCAGCCGTTTTCGCCATCAAAAAGAGATGCTGAACGACGATGTGAACTTAATTCAGGACAGAACCATTTATGAAGACGTGGAGATTTTTGCGAAGAACCTTCACAACATGAACCTGATGAGTGACCGTGATTTTGCCAACTACGAAGCACTTTTTAATGAAATGAGCTATTACCTTCGTCCGCCGGATCTGCTCATTTATTTGCGTGCACAGGTTCCCACTTTGGTGAAGCAAATTCAGCAGCGGGGAAGAGACTATGAGAACACCATTCGCATTGAGTACCTGGAAAGGCTGAACAACCTGTATGAGGACTGGATCGGCCGTTATCCCCATGAAAAACTCATTATTGACACCGATGACCTCGATTTTGTGAATAATGAAGAGGATTTAGGCAGGGTAATTGATTTAATAGACCAGCGAATGTTTGGCTTATTTAATTGA
- a CDS encoding glucose-6-phosphate isomerase, producing the protein MINCDISIARKFIQDDEYLKARKKADTALDHLKNKTGPGSEWLGWRDLLADPNDAELEKIGSLGEEIRAKADVFIVCGIGGSYLGAKAVIDALSPHFGSNGPEILYAGHHIGGKYQEQLLNYLKQPKKNGEPKRIYVNVISKSGSTLETALAFRMIRELLEEMYGEDASEHIICTTSKEGGLLNKLIEQKGYRKFIIPDNVGGRYSVLTPVGLLPIAVAGIDIRTLFYGAVSAYNSYEENAEDLLEYAALRNAIHESGKTIDVFATFEPELTSLGGWIQQLLGESEGKEGKGIFPTVATFSTDLHSIGQFIQQGQRSLMETFIIVEKPFSKLQVNKLEGNDDELNYLAGKSFHEINTKAREGTTEAHSEGDVPIVRVSLPALNEENIGQLIYFFELLTGIFVYSLEVNPFNQPGVEDYKKAMYRLLGK; encoded by the coding sequence ATGATCAACTGTGACATAAGTATTGCCCGAAAATTCATTCAAGATGATGAGTATCTCAAAGCCCGCAAAAAGGCAGATACTGCACTTGATCATTTAAAGAATAAAACGGGTCCCGGCTCCGAATGGCTGGGTTGGCGAGATTTACTGGCCGATCCAAACGATGCCGAACTTGAAAAGATCGGATCTCTTGGAGAAGAGATTCGGGCTAAAGCTGATGTCTTTATAGTATGTGGAATTGGCGGTTCCTATTTAGGAGCCAAAGCCGTGATCGATGCACTTTCTCCTCATTTTGGCAGCAATGGACCTGAGATACTGTATGCCGGCCATCATATTGGAGGGAAGTATCAGGAACAGCTCCTGAATTACCTGAAGCAGCCTAAGAAGAATGGCGAGCCGAAGCGTATTTATGTGAATGTAATTTCGAAATCCGGGTCCACGCTTGAAACGGCTCTGGCATTCAGGATGATCAGAGAACTTCTGGAGGAAATGTACGGCGAAGATGCTTCCGAGCATATTATCTGTACAACCAGTAAAGAAGGTGGACTTCTTAATAAACTGATTGAACAAAAAGGATATCGTAAATTTATTATTCCTGACAATGTTGGCGGAAGGTACTCGGTGTTGACACCGGTTGGTCTGCTTCCAATTGCCGTGGCAGGTATTGATATCCGTACTCTTTTTTACGGGGCCGTTTCAGCTTACAATTCGTACGAAGAAAACGCAGAAGATCTGCTGGAATATGCGGCTCTCCGTAATGCCATTCATGAATCCGGTAAAACCATTGATGTATTTGCAACTTTTGAGCCGGAGCTGACTTCTCTTGGCGGTTGGATTCAGCAGTTGCTTGGTGAAAGTGAAGGGAAGGAGGGCAAAGGTATCTTTCCAACGGTGGCCACTTTTTCTACGGATTTGCACAGTATTGGTCAGTTTATACAGCAGGGTCAGCGAAGCCTGATGGAGACCTTTATAATCGTAGAAAAGCCATTCTCAAAATTGCAGGTGAACAAGCTTGAAGGAAATGATGATGAGCTGAATTATCTGGCCGGGAAATCATTCCATGAAATTAATACCAAAGCTCGGGAAGGAACAACCGAAGCTCACAGCGAAGGGGACGTTCCGATAGTGAGGGTTTCGTTACCTGCTTTAAACGAAGAGAACATCGGGCAGCTGATTTATTTCTTCGAGCTATTAACCGGTATTTTTGTGTATAGTTTAGAGGTCAATCCATTCAATCAACCCGGAGTGGAAGACTATAAAAAAGCCATGTATCGACTACTTGGTAAATAA
- the pfkA gene encoding 6-phosphofructokinase, translating into MSEDLVKVKTIAVLTSGGDSPGMNAAVRAVVRASAQSEINVYGVKHGYYGLIHDEFVEMDTHSVSNIIQRGGTILKSARSEEFRTEEGRKKAADNLKKYNIDALVAIGGDGTFTGANLLSKEHGVNVVGVPATIDNDIIGTDETIGYDSALNTALEAIDKIRDTADAHERMFLVEVMGRDTGFIALETSIASGAEIALLPEELTNVEEVKRQLNNMLKEQRRSSLIVVAEGDETGGAIKLAEKIKDDFSQYDMRVCILGHIQRGGAPTARDRVLASRLGAAAVKVLIEGHSEVMVGVVNNSLKLTPMRVAISKKKELDHSLIELAKILR; encoded by the coding sequence ATGTCAGAAGATTTAGTTAAAGTCAAAACTATTGCAGTTTTGACAAGTGGAGGAGACTCTCCCGGAATGAACGCAGCCGTACGGGCTGTGGTCAGAGCTTCAGCACAATCAGAAATTAATGTATATGGAGTAAAACATGGATATTACGGTTTAATTCACGATGAATTTGTTGAAATGGATACGCACTCGGTGTCGAATATTATACAGCGCGGCGGTACCATTTTGAAATCAGCGCGTTCTGAGGAATTCCGAACCGAAGAAGGAAGGAAGAAAGCAGCTGATAATCTGAAAAAATATAATATCGATGCACTTGTAGCCATTGGCGGAGACGGTACTTTCACCGGAGCAAATTTACTCAGTAAAGAGCATGGGGTTAATGTAGTCGGTGTTCCTGCTACCATCGACAACGACATTATTGGTACGGATGAAACCATTGGTTACGACTCCGCTCTAAACACAGCCCTTGAAGCCATTGATAAAATCCGCGACACAGCTGATGCTCACGAGCGTATGTTTTTGGTAGAAGTAATGGGCCGCGATACCGGCTTTATTGCACTTGAAACCAGTATTGCCAGTGGTGCTGAAATTGCCCTTTTGCCGGAAGAACTCACGAATGTGGAAGAGGTTAAACGTCAGCTGAACAACATGCTGAAAGAACAGCGCCGAAGCAGCCTGATAGTTGTTGCGGAAGGAGACGAAACCGGAGGAGCCATTAAACTGGCTGAAAAAATAAAAGATGATTTCTCCCAGTACGATATGCGGGTTTGTATCTTAGGTCACATTCAGCGAGGCGGTGCGCCAACAGCACGGGATCGCGTATTGGCCAGCAGGCTTGGAGCGGCCGCTGTGAAAGTATTAATTGAAGGTCACAGTGAAGTTATGGTTGGTGTGGTCAATAATTCTCTGAAACTCACCCCAATGCGTGTCGCCATATCCAAAAAGAAAGAGTTAGACCATTCATTAATTGAATTAGCAAAAATTCTAAGGTAA
- a CDS encoding polyprenyl synthetase family protein, whose amino-acid sequence MIDNQELEQINSETVTRKTLKEITAPVSENLSEFRSFFKETIQSDVFLLDQIINYLLRQKGKELRPTLVFMSANLFGEINQRSYIAATMIELLHTATLIHDDVVDEANSRRGFVSINKIWKNKAGVLLGDYLLSKGLLIALENKEHNLLEVQSRAVQKMSEGELRQLKTAGLFNMTEERYFQIISEKTASLISTCCECGAVSVTDDEEIHKKMREIGMCIGIAFQIRDDLFDYGVYDVGKPTRNDIQERKVTLPLIKAFEHASKKDAAHIRALMKKRKKSSKNVEDIVDFVHSNGGMEYAKQSMYDYANEAIEGLKTVPDSSAKQDFADLIHFVITRKK is encoded by the coding sequence ATGATCGATAACCAAGAGTTAGAGCAGATAAATTCGGAGACCGTTACCCGCAAGACCTTAAAGGAAATTACCGCCCCTGTTTCTGAAAACTTGTCGGAATTCAGGAGTTTTTTTAAGGAGACCATTCAATCGGATGTATTTCTGTTAGATCAAATCATCAACTACCTGTTACGGCAGAAAGGCAAGGAGCTTCGACCTACCCTTGTGTTCATGAGCGCCAACCTGTTCGGTGAAATAAATCAAAGAAGTTACATCGCTGCTACAATGATTGAGCTGCTCCACACGGCCACCCTCATTCATGATGATGTGGTGGACGAGGCAAATTCGCGGCGAGGATTTGTCAGCATCAATAAAATATGGAAGAACAAAGCCGGGGTATTATTAGGTGATTATTTACTATCGAAAGGATTACTGATTGCTCTCGAAAATAAAGAGCATAACCTGTTGGAGGTTCAGTCGCGAGCGGTTCAGAAAATGAGTGAAGGAGAATTACGACAGCTCAAAACAGCCGGGCTGTTTAACATGACTGAAGAACGCTACTTCCAGATTATCTCCGAAAAAACTGCCAGCCTTATTTCTACCTGTTGCGAATGCGGTGCTGTTTCGGTTACCGATGACGAAGAGATTCACAAGAAAATGCGTGAAATCGGGATGTGTATTGGTATCGCCTTCCAGATCAGGGACGACCTTTTTGATTATGGAGTTTACGATGTAGGTAAGCCGACCCGAAACGATATTCAGGAACGAAAGGTAACTCTTCCCCTTATAAAAGCTTTTGAGCATGCTTCAAAGAAAGATGCAGCCCATATCCGGGCCTTGATGAAGAAAAGGAAGAAATCATCGAAGAATGTTGAGGACATCGTCGATTTTGTTCACTCCAACGGTGGAATGGAATATGCCAAGCAGAGCATGTATGATTACGCGAATGAAGCTATTGAAGGCTTAAAAACGGTTCCGGATTCCTCTGCCAAACAAGACTTTGCTGATTTGATTCATTTTGTAATTACCCGGAAAAAGTAG
- a CDS encoding metallophosphoesterase — protein MDFSQHVFISDVHLGAFSSETNKQIEQDLIALIQFCKQERIKMHILGDLFDYWMEYPEKGFVPSLGKNVLDAFEDYNKTVTPALYITGNHDNWTFGHFEDRGFEIEPNFRLLELNDKRFLLMHGDGVAANKIDFPRATFHRLLRNPAFVSTYQKILSPEAGLATMKLFSSVTRRRNNHNPEPLNRQAKKIFGRHNLDFIISGHDHVPRVETFSRGDYINLGTFFNHRTMALYNKQGIQLVKWKAASKNFLPFEGIK, from the coding sequence ATGGATTTTAGCCAGCACGTTTTTATTTCTGATGTACACCTTGGTGCTTTTTCTTCGGAAACCAATAAGCAGATTGAGCAGGATTTAATTGCTCTCATTCAATTTTGTAAGCAGGAACGTATTAAAATGCACATCCTGGGTGATCTTTTTGACTACTGGATGGAATATCCTGAGAAAGGATTTGTGCCTTCATTAGGAAAAAATGTATTAGATGCATTTGAAGATTATAACAAAACCGTTACCCCTGCCCTGTACATAACCGGAAATCACGACAACTGGACATTCGGTCATTTTGAAGATCGCGGTTTCGAAATTGAACCCAATTTCAGGCTACTTGAACTTAATGATAAACGTTTTCTGCTGATGCACGGCGATGGAGTGGCAGCAAATAAGATTGATTTTCCCAGGGCTACCTTTCACCGCCTTTTGAGAAACCCGGCTTTTGTGAGTACCTATCAAAAAATATTATCTCCGGAAGCAGGCCTCGCAACCATGAAATTGTTTTCCTCTGTTACAAGAAGGAGAAATAATCACAATCCCGAACCTCTGAACCGTCAGGCAAAGAAGATCTTCGGGCGTCATAATTTAGACTTTATCATAAGCGGACATGATCATGTACCAAGAGTGGAAACATTTTCGCGCGGAGACTATATAAATCTGGGAACATTTTTTAACCACCGGACCATGGCCTTATATAACAAACAAGGAATACAACTCGTTAAGTGGAAGGCGGCATCAAAAAATTTTTTACCTTTCGAAGGAATTAAATAA
- a CDS encoding transglycosylase domain-containing protein — MSDDKKEPIDHKRYFNDPDYRKKILKERKEKGEAAPGGSSPSFRKFWIWAGSIAGVLCLFVAGYVFYLFQGLPSADEFENPETAIASEVRSRDGVTLDKYFTENRKWVRYEDISPHVIDALVATEDHRFYNHWGIDMYATLAIPWHLINGRWQGASTISQQLARNLYKKIGQEFSIARKFREMITAAQLEKRYTKREIAEMYLNTVEFPNSTFGIEAAAQTHYGKPAKELNINEAAMMVGSLQAIYAYNPRIFPERSERRRDIVLSQMHKRGFLTDQEYITLTEEPIGLDYHPPFKTGRQSRYFGEYVRQQVQPWLEENGYDLYKDGLVIYTTIDSRLQRHAERAVKTKLDSLQKIYEAEWTSPGGEYMDEFWEKNPLFLRQFLRETDRYKNGFSKYDTKIEKVVFDSLFADTAFVDSVKRARTKLESGFVAIEPSNGKVLAWVGGTDYGNVQYDHVYQSRRQAGSTFKPFVYAVAIDNGYKPYHKFSKFPVTFRDRAGKIWNPKDETVHDGPINVSLREALARSMNNVTVRLLPEIAGAPGTNKLWELDPAARKIKAMASNLGIDMSKTPAYPSIALGTAEVSLLELTSAYTTFANKGVHIEPIAITRIEDREGNILKEFHPDYTKEVISPETAYIITDMLRGVIRGGEDFYGTGVRLRNVYGVRQDVAGKTGTTQNSADNWFVGMMPHIVMGAWVGGADRRIRFPEDTYIGQGARSALPIVGTFINYATADDQAYWKYDAFDPPPGFVMPEDPEKTNNELVKDKDKGRIGW; from the coding sequence ATGAGCGACGACAAGAAAGAACCCATCGATCATAAACGGTACTTCAACGATCCGGATTACCGAAAGAAGATATTAAAGGAGCGAAAGGAAAAAGGTGAAGCAGCTCCGGGAGGGTCTTCCCCTTCTTTCCGAAAGTTCTGGATATGGGCCGGTAGTATAGCCGGTGTTTTATGCCTGTTTGTGGCTGGGTACGTCTTTTATCTATTTCAGGGACTTCCTTCTGCCGATGAATTTGAAAACCCGGAAACCGCCATCGCCTCAGAGGTGAGAAGTCGGGATGGAGTAACCCTTGACAAATATTTTACCGAGAACCGAAAATGGGTTCGCTACGAAGACATCTCCCCTCATGTAATTGACGCACTGGTTGCCACCGAAGACCACAGGTTTTACAATCACTGGGGAATCGATATGTATGCTACACTGGCTATACCCTGGCACCTGATCAACGGTCGCTGGCAGGGAGCTTCTACTATCAGTCAACAGCTTGCCCGAAACCTGTACAAGAAAATCGGACAGGAATTTTCCATTGCCCGTAAGTTCAGGGAAATGATTACGGCCGCTCAGCTCGAAAAGCGGTACACCAAGCGTGAGATTGCCGAGATGTACCTGAACACGGTGGAGTTTCCAAACTCAACCTTCGGTATTGAAGCAGCCGCTCAAACCCATTACGGTAAACCTGCCAAAGAATTAAATATTAATGAAGCTGCGATGATGGTGGGCTCGTTGCAGGCCATTTATGCATATAACCCCCGGATCTTTCCGGAACGATCAGAACGACGTCGCGATATCGTTCTTTCGCAAATGCATAAGCGAGGATTTCTAACCGATCAGGAATATATAACACTGACCGAAGAGCCTATTGGTCTGGATTATCATCCGCCTTTCAAAACAGGTCGTCAAAGCCGTTATTTTGGTGAGTATGTCCGCCAGCAGGTTCAGCCCTGGTTAGAAGAAAACGGGTATGATTTATACAAAGATGGGTTAGTAATTTACACCACTATTGATTCAAGGTTACAACGCCATGCTGAGCGTGCGGTAAAAACCAAGCTGGATTCCCTGCAAAAAATCTATGAAGCTGAATGGACCTCACCCGGTGGCGAATACATGGATGAATTCTGGGAAAAGAACCCATTATTCCTGCGCCAATTTTTGAGAGAAACCGACCGCTATAAAAATGGTTTCTCCAAATATGATACCAAGATAGAGAAAGTCGTTTTCGATTCTCTCTTTGCAGATACCGCCTTTGTTGACTCAGTGAAACGTGCACGAACGAAGCTCGAATCCGGATTTGTGGCAATTGAACCCAGCAACGGTAAAGTTTTAGCCTGGGTGGGCGGAACCGATTACGGAAACGTTCAGTACGATCATGTGTATCAGTCACGCCGGCAGGCAGGTTCTACCTTTAAACCCTTTGTATATGCAGTAGCCATCGATAACGGGTACAAACCCTATCACAAGTTTTCCAAGTTCCCGGTGACCTTCCGCGACCGAGCCGGAAAAATCTGGAATCCCAAGGATGAAACGGTTCATGACGGACCTATTAATGTATCACTAAGAGAAGCGCTCGCCCGCAGTATGAACAATGTAACCGTTCGCTTGCTTCCTGAAATTGCGGGAGCCCCGGGAACCAACAAGTTGTGGGAATTAGATCCTGCAGCCCGCAAGATTAAGGCCATGGCCTCCAATCTTGGAATAGATATGAGCAAAACTCCGGCCTATCCTTCCATAGCTTTGGGAACTGCAGAAGTATCACTGCTGGAATTAACCAGTGCTTATACTACTTTCGCCAATAAAGGGGTTCATATTGAGCCGATTGCCATAACCCGAATTGAAGACCGTGAGGGAAATATCCTTAAAGAATTTCACCCAGATTACACCAAGGAAGTGATTAGCCCGGAAACGGCTTATATTATCACGGATATGCTTAGGGGCGTTATCCGCGGTGGGGAAGATTTTTATGGAACGGGCGTTCGTTTACGAAATGTGTATGGCGTTCGACAGGATGTGGCCGGTAAAACCGGTACCACTCAAAACAGTGCTGATAACTGGTTCGTAGGCATGATGCCTCACATTGTGATGGGTGCATGGGTAGGTGGAGCCGATCGCCGAATTCGCTTCCCTGAAGATACCTATATCGGTCAGGGTGCCCGGTCTGCGCTTCCAATCGTTGGTACTTTTATTAACTATGCCACAGCTGACGATCAGGCCTATTGGAAGTATGATGCTTTTGATCCACCCCCTGGATTTGTGATGCCCGAAGATCCTGAAAAGACCAACAATGAACTGGTTAAGGATAAAGACAAAGGAAGAATAGGCTGGTAA
- the atpC gene encoding ATP synthase F1 subunit epsilon: MSSFNAQILTPNGSLFEGEVTGVKLPGTQGSFEVKANHAPIVSTLEKGSVLVRKDDGDTNFLISGGFVEVNNNKLTLLAESVEEA; the protein is encoded by the coding sequence ATGAGCTCATTTAATGCACAGATTTTAACTCCGAACGGCTCTCTTTTTGAGGGAGAAGTAACCGGAGTGAAGTTACCCGGAACGCAGGGTAGCTTTGAAGTCAAGGCAAATCACGCGCCTATCGTATCAACTCTGGAAAAGGGAAGTGTACTGGTGCGTAAAGATGATGGAGATACAAACTTTCTGATCTCCGGTGGGTTTGTTGAAGTAAACAACAACAAACTTACATTGTTGGCAGAATCTGTAGAAGAAGCCTGA
- the atpD gene encoding F0F1 ATP synthase subunit beta, which translates to MNKGTIAQVIGPVVDVDFSESKTPAVLNALEIKMTDGSTLTLEVAQHLGEDRVRTIAMDSTDGLVRGMEVVDTGKAISMPVGEDIRGRLFNVVGDSIDGIDAPEGKNSYPIHRQAPAFDQLATSTEMLETGIKVVDLLCPYAKGGKIGLFGGAGVGKTVLIQELINNIAKQHGGLSVFAGVGERTREGNDLLREFIESGIINYGDEFKESMEEGNWDLSKVDKTKLKESQATLVFGQMNEPPGARARVALSGLTVAEYFRDEVSRDILLFIDNIFRFTQAGSEVSALLGRMPSAVGYQPTLATEMGDLQERITSTKSGSITSVQAVYVPADDLTDPAPATTFTHLDATTVLSRALTQIGIYPAVDPLDSSSTILDPKVVGQEHYDVANRVTRLLQNYKDLQDIIAILGMDELSDEDKQVVHRARRVQRFLSQNFHVAEQFTGQPGVYVKVDETVKGFKMILDGELDHLPENAFYMVGDINEAIEKGEKLLAEAEEQEAA; encoded by the coding sequence ATGAATAAAGGAACTATAGCGCAGGTAATTGGACCTGTAGTTGATGTTGATTTTTCTGAAAGTAAAACTCCGGCTGTTCTCAACGCCCTTGAGATTAAAATGACAGACGGCTCAACCCTAACTCTTGAAGTTGCTCAACACCTTGGTGAAGATCGTGTGCGTACCATCGCGATGGATTCTACCGACGGACTTGTTCGCGGTATGGAAGTTGTTGACACCGGTAAAGCTATTTCTATGCCGGTGGGAGAAGATATCCGAGGCCGACTATTTAATGTAGTAGGGGATTCTATTGATGGAATCGATGCCCCGGAAGGAAAAAATTCTTACCCAATTCACCGCCAGGCTCCGGCTTTTGATCAGCTTGCTACATCAACCGAAATGCTTGAGACAGGTATCAAAGTTGTTGACCTGCTTTGCCCGTATGCCAAGGGTGGTAAAATTGGATTGTTTGGTGGTGCCGGTGTAGGTAAAACCGTGTTGATTCAGGAACTGATTAACAATATTGCGAAGCAGCACGGTGGACTTTCCGTATTTGCCGGTGTTGGTGAGCGTACCCGAGAAGGAAATGACCTTCTGCGTGAATTTATCGAGTCCGGTATTATCAACTACGGCGATGAATTCAAAGAATCTATGGAAGAGGGCAACTGGGACCTTTCCAAAGTAGATAAAACGAAATTAAAAGAATCTCAGGCTACTCTGGTATTTGGTCAGATGAATGAGCCTCCGGGTGCACGTGCACGAGTAGCACTGTCCGGGCTAACAGTAGCTGAATATTTCCGTGATGAAGTATCCCGTGATATCCTGCTCTTTATTGATAACATTTTCCGATTTACACAGGCCGGTTCTGAGGTGTCTGCACTTCTGGGACGTATGCCTTCTGCGGTAGGTTACCAGCCAACACTGGCTACCGAGATGGGTGACCTTCAGGAGCGTATTACTTCAACCAAGAGCGGATCAATTACATCGGTTCAGGCCGTTTATGTACCTGCCGATGATTTAACTGACCCTGCTCCGGCTACCACCTTTACTCACCTGGATGCAACAACGGTACTTTCGCGTGCATTAACACAAATCGGTATTTATCCGGCGGTTGATCCTTTGGATTCATCATCAACTATTCTGGATCCGAAGGTTGTTGGACAAGAGCACTATGACGTTGCCAACCGCGTGACTCGTCTGCTTCAGAACTACAAAGACCTTCAGGATATTATTGCCATCCTCGGTATGGATGAGCTTTCTGACGAAGATAAGCAGGTTGTACACCGTGCCCGTCGTGTTCAGCGATTCCTTTCTCAGAACTTCCATGTGGCCGAGCAGTTTACAGGTCAGCCGGGTGTTTATGTGAAAGTTGATGAGACGGTTAAAGGCTTCAAGATGATTCTTGACGGCGAACTTGATCACCTTCCTGAGAACGCGTTCTACATGGTAGGGGATATCAACGAAGCTATTGAGAAAGGTGAGAAGCTGCTCGCTGAAGCTGAAGAACAAGAAGCTGCTTAA